In Deinococcus irradiatisoli, the genomic stretch GATCAACCGCACCGTGAGCGGGCTGGCGCTGCTCGGCGGCGTGGTGGCGCTGGTGCGCGGCGCGCTGGCCTTCTGGTACGTGGACGGCGCCCTGTTCGCCCTCAAAGACAGTGTGCCGTCGCTGCTCTTCGGCCTGCTGGCGCTGGGCAGCCTGCTGACCCGCACGCCGATTTTCCGGGTGGTGCTCGACGCCTCGACCCTCACCGAGAGCCCCGAGCACCGCGCCGCCACCCAGACGGCCCTGCACGACGCCCAGGTCAACGCGGCGGTGCGCGGCGCCAGCGTGGCCTACGGGCTGACCGAACTCGTGTCGTCGGTGATCAACTACTTCGTCAACCTGCATACCGTGGTCGGCAAGTTCGGCAGCGACGCGTTCAATGCCCAGGTGGCCCAGGCCAACGCCATCATGCGGGTGCCGGGCCTCATCCTGAGCTTGATCGGGGTGGGCATAGGCATCTGGCTGATTCAGCGGGCGGTCAAGCGGCGCTACGGCAAGGAGGCCGACATCTTCTCGCCGGAAAAACTGGCCCGGCTGCAAGACGCCGAAGCGCCGCAGCCCTGAACCGCTGCCGGATGTGAGGAAGGCGTAAGAAACTTCACGTTACACTGCCCCCAATGTCTGCGGATTCTTCTGCTTCTGCCCGCTTCGCCGACCGGCGCGATCTGGCCGCCCAGGACGTGCTGGGCCTGATTCGCATCGCGCTCGACGCCCCGGACCTCGGCTCGGGCGTCACGCCCACCCTCCACAACCTCGTCAGCAACACCGCCGCCGTGGGCGCGGCCTACTTCCAGGTGCAGCCGCTGACCCAGCGCCGGGGACCGCAGCCGCTGATCTATCAGGTGCGCGCCGCGTTCGGCGAGATGCCCGACACCCCCGGCATGCAGGCCATTGCCGCCCACGGCCTGCCGGCCGACACCCCGCTGATGCGCGCCCTGGCGAGCCGGCACGCGCCGATGTTCTTCGATGACGTCTCGCACGCGCCGGAATCGGCCGGCTTTCAGGAGCTGGGGGTCGCCAGCCTGGCCGCCGCCGCCGTGACCGGCTCGGGCGGCGAACTGCTCGGCGCTTTTCTGATGCACACCTTCGAGTGCCACCACTGGACCGACGACGAGGTGCGGCTGTTCAGCGGGGTGGTGGGCACCATCGCGGCGCTGACCGGTCGGCTGGCCGCCGAGGAGCAGGCCCAGGCCGCCCGCGAAGCGGCGCTGCGCGCCCTGGGGCTGGCCCTGGAAGTGCGCGACGGCGAAACCCAGGGCCACACCGACCGGGTCACCGACATGGCGCTGCGGCTGGCCCAGCACCTCGGCGTCGGCCCGGCGCCGCTGCAAGCGCTCAAGTGGGGCGCGTACCTGCACGACATCGGCAAGCTGGCAATCGCCGACCGGGTGCTGCACAAGCCCGGCAAGCTCGACGCCGAGGAATGGGGCCTGATGCAGTCGCACGTGACCTTCGGGCAGAGCTTCTCGTCGGCGCTGGGCTTCTTGCCGCCCGAGGCGCTGGCGGTGGTCTCGCAGCACCACGAGCGCTGGAACGGCCAGGGCTACCCGGCGCGGCTGCGCGGCGAGGAGATTCACCCACTGGCGCGGATTTTCGCTCTGTGCGACGTGTACGACGCCCTGATCAGCGTGCGGCCCTACAAGCAGCCCTGGAGCCACGCCGAGGCCTGCGCCGAGATCGCCGCGCAGTCCGGCGAGCACTTCGATCCCTGGGTGGTCGAGGCGTTCCTGACCTTGATGCCGCCTTCCCAGGCGCACGCCGGAGCGGTGGGCTGACCGGTCGGCTATGCTGACCTTCTATGCTGACGATCGAACGCGCCGAGATCTACCTGCTGAGGTTGCCGCTCAAGTTCCGCTTTGAAACCAGCTTCGGGGTGCAGACCGAGCGTCAGGTGCCTTTGCTGCTGCTGCACGGCGGCGGCGTGACCGGCCTGTCCGAGGGGGTCATGGAAGGGCTGCCGATGTACCGCGAGGAAACCATCGTCGGCGCGCTGGGCTTTCTGACCTCGGCGGCGCTGCCGAGCGTGCTGGGCCGGTCCTTTGCCAACCCCGAAGCGCTGGGCGAGGCCACCGCGCACTGGCGCGGCAACAGGATGGCCAAGGCCATGCTGGAAATGGCCGCCTGGGATTTGTGGGCGCGGCAACTCGACGTGCCGCTGTGGCAACTGCTGGGCGGCAACAAAACCGAGGTGGCGGTGGGCGTGTCGCTGGGCATCCAGGACTCGGCCGAGGCCACCGTGGAGAGCGTGGCCCGCCACGCCGAGCAGGGCTACCGCCGCGTGAAACTCAAGATCAAGCCCGGCTGGGACCTCGAACCGGTGCGGGCGGTGCGCCAGGCCTTTCCGGAGCTGCACCTCACGGTGGACGCCAACAGCGCCTACACCCTGGCCGACAGCGCCGGGTTGCAAGCGCTCGACGACTTCGGCCTCGACTACATCGAGCAGCCGCTGGCCTGGGACGATCTGCACGACCACGCCACCTTGCAGTCGCGCCTGCGGACACCCATCTGCCTCGACGAGAGCATCGCCAGCGCCGCCGATACCCGCAAAGCGCTCACGAGCGACGCCGGACGGGTCATCAACCTCAAGGTGGGGCGGGTGGGCGGCCACAGCGAAGCGCGGCGGGTCCACGACGTGGCGCAGAGCTTCGGGGTGCCGGTGTGGTGCGGCGGCATGCTCGAAAGCGGGGTGGGCCGGGCGCACAACATCCACCTCTCGACCCTGCCGAATTTCACCAAACCCGGCGACACCGCCAGCGCCAGCCGTTACTTCGCCACCGACACCGTCAACGAGCCGCTGGAAGCCGAAAACGGCCTGATGCCGGTTCCTCAGGGGCCCGGCATCGGGGTGAGCCTCAACCGCGAGTTCGTGGAAGCGCAGGCCGACTACCACGAGGAATTCAGCGCCTGATCCGGAGCGCGGCCGATGCCTGATTTCAGCGCCTTCGTGATCCGTGACCTGCACACCGCTCAGGAAATGGTGGTGCTGGAAGACCTCCAGCGCGCTGCCTGGGGCTACAGCGACACCGAGGTGCATCCCAGCAACATCTTCCGTATTCACGCCCACGTCGGGGGGGTGGTGGCGGCGGCTTTTCCAGCGTCGCCGGAGGGAGAAGCCAGCGGCGAGGCCTTCGGGTTCGTCTACGGCTTTCCGGCCTACCGCGACGGGCGGGCGTGGCACCACTCGCACATGCTGGCGCTGCGGCCCGAATGGCGTGGCAGCGGCGCTGCGGCGGCCCTCAAGTACCACCAGGCCCAGCGCGCGCGCGAGATGAACCTCGACACCGTCACCTGGACCTTCGATCCGCTGGTGGCGCGCAATGCCCGCTTCAACCTGGGCAAGCTCGGCGCGCGGGCGGTTTCATACCACCCGGAGTGGTACGCGACCCGCGGTTTGCCGGCCGACCGCCTGATGGTGGAGTGGCAGATCGGTGAATCGGCCACGGAACGCGCCGACAGGCCCCGGCCCGCAGCTGTCGTGGGCGGCCGGCGGGTGCTGGAAGCGGCGGGCCTCGGCCCCGGCACGCCGGAACTCAGCGCCGACGTGCCGCTGCTGCTGGCCGAAGTGCCGCTCGACGCCTTTTCGCTGCCTGCTCCCCTGCCACTGGCGTGGCGGCTGGCGCTGCGGCAGGTGCTCGGCCAATACCTGACTGTCGGCTACGTGATCAGCGATCTGGTACGGGAAGGCGAGAGGGCCTTTTACCTGCTGGAAGCTGGAGCTTCAGTTTAGTTTGGACGGGTCCGCCGTTTCGGTTTTGGCCGTGTCCTTGCTCAGATCGACCGGGGCGGCGTCCACGGTTTTCGTTTCGCCCGGCTTGCTCTTGCCGCGCTCCTCGGCGCGTCGGCGCAGTTCGGCCGCCAAATCCGAGAAATCGCTGGCACTGGGCAGGATGTTCTTGGTCTTCTGCTTGGCTTCCTGCACCACCTGGGCCTGCTGGCGCTGATCGAACGGCAGGCCCAGGCGCTTTTGCTCGAAGTAGCGCTCGGCCAGCCGCCCCAGCGCGTAGGTCCAGCCGTACACCGCCGGCGCGGTGATCAGGCCGCCCACCACCGGCAGGGCCAGCTTGGCCAGGCCGCGCATCACCTGGCGGGCCAGCATGCCGTAGGCGATGGTCGCGCCGAGTTCCTGCACGATCTCGCGGGCGCGCTCCACGCTGATGTCGAAGCCGTGAATCTTGCCGATGTGCAGCACCATCTTGAGTTGCAGCGGCGTGATCAGCAGCAGATCGGCAAACGGCAGCGGCTCCACCGCCACCGCCCCGGCCAGCAGCGCGGCGCTGCGAATGACTTCCTCGCCGTTCTCCTCGCGGGTCTTGTCCGCGTCGATGTCGAAGTTGAAGTTGTCCAGAATCTGCTTGAGAAGCGGAAGCATACCCGAATGCTAGCGCCCGGTGGTGAAGCCCCGACTTCAGGACGCTTTACCCCACCTTGAAGGTCAGGCACACAACGTCAAAAGCGGCCCGCCACGTACGGCGGGCCGCTTCTGAGTTCCGTTCTCAGTTGCCGGTGATGGCCTTACGCGGGTTGACCAGCCCGTAACCGTAGTTGTTGTCGCGCCCCGCCGCACCCAGATCGGTGGCGGTGGAGGTCAGCAGGTTGACCAGCTGGGTGTTGGTGAGGGTCGGCCTGGCCGCCCACACCACCGCCGCCGCCGCCGAGACGTGCGGGGTGGCCATGCTGGTGCCGTCGAAGTACTCGTAGTCGGCGGTGGACACGCTGACGGTGCCGGTGGTGGGCAGCTTGCTCAGCACCGCCTGGCCGTCGGTCTGGATCAGGCCGACCACCGGGATGGCGTAGGTGTTGGTCAGCGACATGCCCAGCGGCCCGGCGGCGTTGTTGTAGATCATCACCCCGGCGGCGCCGCTGCGGGCAGCGTTGGCGACCTTCTCCTCGAAGGTGCAGGTGCCGCGCGAAATCAGGGCGATCTTGCCGCTGAGGGCCGCGTTGCCGATGCCCGCACCGCAGAACTCGTTGTTGGTGCCGCCCGCCGCCACGATGGCCGCGCTGACGGTGGCCTTGGCGCTCAGGTCGGCCCCGGTGACGCTGGTGAAGGCCGGCACGTTCACGGCGCTGGCGCTGGCCGCCGCGCCCTGGCCCAGCGGCACGCTGGAGAGCACCCCGACGCCCGGCCCCACGATGTCGAGCGCCGTGCCGGCGTTACTGAAGCTGGCCTTGACGTTGCTGTCGTCGACGGCGCCCACCGCCAGCACGTTGGCGTAGGCCGCCGGGTAGCTCACGGTGGTCGCGCCGTCGTTGCCGCTGGCCGCCACGATCAGGGCGCCCTTGTTGTAGGCGGCGGTGTAGGCGCGCTGCTCGGTCTGGCTGGCGCGGCCGCCGCCCAGCGAGAGGCTGATCACGACCTTGCTCTCCGTGCCGCCCTGGGATTTCAGCTGCGAAACGCACCAGTTGACGCCGTTGATGATGCCGCTGCTGCTGCCGGAGCCGTCGTCGCCCAGCACGCGGGCCATGTACAGATTGACGCCGCTGGCGACGCCCCCCACCCCGTTGACGTCCTCGCCGGGCTGCCGACCGCTGGCCCCGGTGCCCGCGCCGTACTGGGCGAAGATGGTGCCGGAAACGTGGGTGCCGTGGTGCGACACGTCGTTGAGGCTGTAGGGATCGTTGCGGCCCACGTCAGGCGTGAAGTTCTTGAAGCCCTTGAGCTTGCGCTGGAACTCGGGGTGGTTGCCGTCGATGCCGGTGTCGCCGATGCAGACCGCCACGCCCGCGCCGGTGTAGTTGCTGGCCCGCAGATCGGCGACCTTGAGGGCCGCGTCGCCCCAGGTGTATTCGCCGCTGGGCGCGTAAAGGGCCTGCGAGGTCAGCGTCTGGGCCGCCAGCGCTGGAGCTTGGTGGACACTCTGGCCGCTGCGAAAACCCAGGGCATGGCGCTTGAGGTCCGGCTCCACATAGGCGACCAGCGGGTTGGCCTTGAGCTTGGCGAGCGCCTGCGGCGAGAGGGTGGCCGCCGCCGCGTGGATGTCGGCGAACTGGCTTTTCAGAACGCCGCCGGCGGCAGAGATGGCCTGCGCTTCCAGGACCTGGGTACTCAGGCTCTGGGCGCTGAGGTTCTCGGTGAAGCCCACCAGATACGCGCCGGTATCGGCCGCGTCAGGCGACACCACTTCGCTCTTCTGGTTCGTGTGGGGCAGCGCCATTTGAGAACAAGCCGCCAGGGTCAGGCTCAGACCGATCAGGGCGACGACAGGCATAGGGGCAGGACGCTTCACGTTGACTCCTTTGAAGACCAGCAGACTTGGAATGTGGGATTGGAACTGCGGCAGTCTACGGGCTGAGCGGCAGGTGAGATGTGTGCGAATGCAGAAATGACCGTGGGGCTCGGGGGCCACCGAAGATTCATGAAGCGGGGGCGTCCTCGGGCGCTTGATCCACCAGCGCCTGGAAGAAGGGCCGCAGGGCCGGAAATTCCTGCGTGGCGCTGCGCCACACCAGCGCCGGATCGAGGCCGAAGTAATCGTGGGCCACCAGATTGCGCACGTCGCGTAGGGTGGTCCAGGGAATCTCGGGGTGGCGCGCCTGCAACTCCTGCGGCAGGTACTTGGTGCCCTCCCCCACGCGCAGCAGCCGCAGCAGCACCGCGTCGCGGGTCAGCGCATCGGCGCTGAAGCTCTCCTGGGTGTGGGCCGAGGTGTAGCTTCGCAGCGCGTCGAGGTCGGCGAGCAGTTCGAAGACCCGCCACTTCCAGCGCTTGCGGCCCTGCCGGGGCGGATGAACCACCGGGCGCAGCGCGTCCACCGCGTCGAGCAGCACTTCGCGGCGCAGCGGCGGCTTCAGGGCGGCCTCGGTGACCGCGTCGGTGCGGTAGCCCAGCACCCCCTCGAAAAAGTCGCGGGCGCGCGCCAGGGTCAGCAGTCCGGCCTCCGGCGCGAAATCGAGCAGCACGTCCACATCCGACTCGGCGCCGGCTTCCTGACGGGCCACCGACCCGAAGACCCGCACCCGCGTGACACCTAACGTGCGCCACTCGCTCTGGCAGCCGCGCAGAAGATCCAGCACACTCGGCAGGTCGTGGTGGGGCACCCGGGCGCTCACAGCATTCATGCCCGGCAGGATAGTGCGCGGGCGGCAGTTTCGAAGCGGTAAAACCTCCCGAAACGTATTCCGGGAGCGATCGGGACGGTGAAAAGCAGTGAGATGCCGAAGAAATCCGCGCCCTGGCTATGCACTGCGGTGCGAATCGGCGCCATCTAGAGTTCCACGGTGACGAAGCTACGCTATGGCCCGAGCCGTAGCCGACGAACGCGGCCGGTTTCCTGTTCCACTCAGGGTAGGCGTGGGCCAGGGCATTGTCAGCACCGCCGTGGGGCCGTAGCTGGAATCGGCGGTGAGAAAGATCAATCCGTCGAATTCGGCGAGGTTCTTCTGCCAGCGCGCCGCCACCTCGTTGCAAAACGTTATCGGGGCGTCGTGCAACTCAAGAACCTCGTATTGAAGCTGGCCGGGCGTCAACAAGCCAAAGCCCCGACCACGCGGGGTGATCGGGGCCGGAAGGTAGTGAGGCGTGGAAACAGCGTTTAGACGCTCTGCACCTCGAACTGCAGCTGCTGCGCCGCCGTTTCGGGGTTCGGGTCGCGGCCCGACAGGGTGGCGTAAGCGGCGCGCTCGGCGGTGAGGTAGCGCTGCTGCACGCGGCGCAGGTCGTCGAGCGTCACGCGCATCAGGCGGGCCTTGTAGTCCTCCTGCACGTCGGCGCTGTAGCCGGCCAGGTCCGAGAAGATGCGGCTGCGGGCCACGCTGTCAGCGCTCAGCAGCGGATCGAGCTGACGGCTGGCGCCCAGCAGCGCCTCGGTGAGTTCGCGCTCAGTGAGCGGCCCATTCAGGAACGCGCCGATCTTGCCGAACACCTCGAAGGTGCGCCCGATGTGCGGATCGCGGTAACTGCTGAGGGTAAAGACCCCGCTGCGAGGATCGAAGCCGGCGCTGCCGCCGTAGGCGCCGCCTTTCTCGCGCAGTTCCTTGAGCAGGTATTCGGTGCGCAGCAGCTTGCTCAGCGCCAGCAACGCCGGGCTGTCGGGGTGGACATACGGCACGGTGGCGAAGGCGGCGGCGTTGTAGGCCACCGGTGTGTCGGCGGTGCGGGCCTGCGGCACGCGGGCGGCCAGCGGCGGCGTGTAGAGCTGCGCTCCCGCACCGCCGAACAGATCGGCGATCGGCCGCACGTTCAGGTTCAGATCGCCTTCGGCGGCGCTGAGCACCAAGCGGGGCCGGGCCGCCAGCAACACGGCCGACAGCTCTTCGAGCTGCGCCTTGAGGGTCATCCAGTCGCCCTGGGCCTGCCACTGCTGCAAGCGTTTGAAGGCCGCGAAGCCGCCCTGACGCTCATCCAGCGCTTCCAGCGGGCTGATCTGCGCGCCGGCCAGCGTGGAGGCGTAGGCCGAGCCGTTGCTGATCAGCCCGGCCCGCATGCCCGCCACCCGCTGGTTGACGAGCTGAGCGAGGCGCTCCTCGCTGAACTGCGGCCGGGCGATCACGTCGCGCATCAGGCCCACCAGGGCAGTGGCGTTGCGCGAGAGGGCCTTGCCGCTGAAGGTCAGGCTGGTTCGCACCGCGGCGAGATCGTCCGGGCTGTTGCCCTTGCCGGCGCTGGCCGAGATGCCGCCGGTCACGGCCTCGATCCGGCGGGTCAGCGCCACCGCGTCCATGTCCGCCGCGCCGTTGCGCGTCACCGCGAAGGCGTAGAACGGCAGCAGGTCGAGCTGTTCGGGCGTCAACTCGGGCAGGGGAAGCTGCACATCGAGGTACACCAGCCCGCCGGTCGGCTGGGCCGCGCGGTAGATGGCGGCGTTGGGCAGCTCCTCGCTGGCGTAGGCCGGGCGCGGCACACTGAGGGTCACGTCACTCAGGCCCAGGCTGGGCAGCAGCGAATGGTCATCGGCCGGGGCGTTTTGCAGCGTCAGGGCGTCTTCCACGATGGCGGCGCGGTCCTGATCGGTGAAGTGGGCGCTCAGGCGCTCCACCATCGCCCGCTCCTCGGCGGCCTGGCGCTCCTGCAACTGCGGGTCGGGCAACAGTGACAGGGTGACCCGGTGCGGGTTATCGAGCAGCGACTGGCGGATCATCGGCTCGAAGACCCGGCCCTGCGCCCGTTCGGCGCGCAGCTTTTCGAGTTCGGCGCTGAGGTTGAGGCTGGCGACCGGATCGCCGCCGTAGAGCCAGGGATTGAGCATCGCGAACAGTACCTTGAGGGCGTAGGGCGTGCCGGCGTTGCTGACCTCGCGTTGGGCGATTTCGAACTGGTGCAGGGCGCTGTCGATCAGCTCGTCGTCGAGGCCCTCGCGCTCGATGCGGCGCAGGGTGTCGAGCACCAGCGCTTCGACCTTGGGAGCGTTTTCGGCGCTCAGGCCCTTGAGCCCGGCCGCGAACGCCGCCTCGCGGAAGTTGTCGTGGTAGCCGCTGCCGTCGGCCAGCGCGCTGCCCAGGCCCGAGTCGATCAGCGGCTTGTAGAGCGGCGCGGCGGGGTTGCCGAGCAGCACCTCGCTCAGCACACTCCACTTGAGGTTGTCGTAGGCCTGAAACGTCGGCGTGACCTTCCAGGCGACCAGCGCCTGGGCGCCGCGCTCGGTGTCGGTGGAGGGGTAGCTGACCTGCTCGGTGCGCGGCGCGGGGAAGTTCGGCTGGTCGGGAATCTGCACGTCGAGGTCGTGCGGCTCGAAGTGGGCCATCACGTCGCGCTCGATGGTCTCCAGCATTTCCGTGAGCGGTAAGGCGCCGTAGGTGTAGAAAAAAGCGTTGGAGGGGTGGTAGTGCGCGGCGTGAAAGGCCTTGAGGTTCTCGTAGGTCAGCTCGGGAATCTTGGACGGCTCGCCGCCGGAGTTGTTGGCGTAGGTCAGGTCCGGGTAGAGCGCCTTGCCCAGCGCCTTGAACATCACCATGCCGGGGCTGGCCATGGCACCTTTCATCTCGTTGTAGACCACGCCCTGCATCTTCAGCTCGGACCCCGCGTCGGCGGGATCGGCGTTCTCGAAGCGGTGGCCGTCCCGCAGAAAGCTGAAGCGGCTCAGGCGCGGAAAAAAGGCGGCGTCGAGGTAGATGCCCAGCAGATTGCGAAAATCGCTGGGGTTGCGCGTCGAGAACAGGTAGGTGGTCCAGTCGGCGGCGGTCATGGCGTTCATGAAGGTGTTCAGGGAACGCGGAATCATGGCGAAAAACGGATCCGACACCGGGTAGCGCTTCGAGCCCATCAGGGCGATGTGCTCCAGGATGTGCGGCACGCCGGTGCTGTCTTTGGGCACGGTGGGAAAGGTCACGGCGAAGCCCGCGTTCTCGTCTTGGCGCGCCACGTGAATGTGGCGGCTGCCGAGGTCGTGGCGCAGCTGCACGTACACCGAGGCGGTCTCGGGCAGCGTTTCCACGCGCTCGACGGTGTAGCGGCCCAGCCGCTCGCCCACCTGGGGCAGCTCGGCCTGGGTGCGGCCTTCTTGTGAAATGGTCATGGCGAGAAGTCTAGCGCCGCGCTGCAACCCAAAGAGAGGGTTTACCCGCCTTCTCACCCGCAGCCGCTACACTGCCCAGCATGAACCGACTGTTTCCCGTTCTCGCCGGGATGACCCTCCTGCTGGGCGCCTGCGGCAGCGGCAGCACCCCCAGCGCCACGCCGACCTCCAGCCGCGACCTGCTGAGTTTCAGCAGCGCGTCGCTGGGCACCGCCTACGTGGGCGAGGTCTACAGCGGCAGCGTTTCGCCGCTGGGCGGCACCGGGCCGTACAGCGTGCGCCTGGTCAGCGGCAGCCTGCCCAAGGGCCTGACCTTTACCGGCGGCGCCAGCGGCACCATCAGCGGCACGCCCACCGACGCCGGCAGCGCCACCTTCACGCTGGAAGTCAGCGACGCCAACCTCAGCGTCAAGACCCAGACCTTCAACCTGTCGGTGGCCGAGTTGCCGCCGCTGGATTTTGTACCGGTGTTGCCGAACGGCGAGATTCGCGGCGAGACGCGCATCCCGCTCAACCTGATGGGACCGCGCGGGGTGCGGGCGGCGCGCTACACCTGGGTGCTGCCGGACACTGCCCAGGTCACCAAGGTCGAGTCGCTGGGCGGCTTGCCGGCCGGTCGGCCGCTGATTTTCTGGAAGCAGACCGGGCACACCCTGGTGCTGGATTTCGGCTTTCGCCTGACGCCCAAGAACGCTTCGCAGGTGGCGATGATCAGC encodes the following:
- a CDS encoding VC0807 family protein; this translates as MTAPSAPQARPPRKKAGIPKTVWDLLFTLIIPIAILSPNILGSGISISEQVFGGGTTGNVRAYLLAALVPVAYVLIDLLINRTVSGLALLGGVVALVRGALAFWYVDGALFALKDSVPSLLFGLLALGSLLTRTPIFRVVLDASTLTESPEHRAATQTALHDAQVNAAVRGASVAYGLTELVSSVINYFVNLHTVVGKFGSDAFNAQVAQANAIMRVPGLILSLIGVGIGIWLIQRAVKRRYGKEADIFSPEKLARLQDAEAPQP
- a CDS encoding HD-GYP domain-containing protein; the protein is MSADSSASARFADRRDLAAQDVLGLIRIALDAPDLGSGVTPTLHNLVSNTAAVGAAYFQVQPLTQRRGPQPLIYQVRAAFGEMPDTPGMQAIAAHGLPADTPLMRALASRHAPMFFDDVSHAPESAGFQELGVASLAAAAVTGSGGELLGAFLMHTFECHHWTDDEVRLFSGVVGTIAALTGRLAAEEQAQAAREAALRALGLALEVRDGETQGHTDRVTDMALRLAQHLGVGPAPLQALKWGAYLHDIGKLAIADRVLHKPGKLDAEEWGLMQSHVTFGQSFSSALGFLPPEALAVVSQHHERWNGQGYPARLRGEEIHPLARIFALCDVYDALISVRPYKQPWSHAEACAEIAAQSGEHFDPWVVEAFLTLMPPSQAHAGAVG
- the menC gene encoding o-succinylbenzoate synthase, with translation MLTIERAEIYLLRLPLKFRFETSFGVQTERQVPLLLLHGGGVTGLSEGVMEGLPMYREETIVGALGFLTSAALPSVLGRSFANPEALGEATAHWRGNRMAKAMLEMAAWDLWARQLDVPLWQLLGGNKTEVAVGVSLGIQDSAEATVESVARHAEQGYRRVKLKIKPGWDLEPVRAVRQAFPELHLTVDANSAYTLADSAGLQALDDFGLDYIEQPLAWDDLHDHATLQSRLRTPICLDESIASAADTRKALTSDAGRVINLKVGRVGGHSEARRVHDVAQSFGVPVWCGGMLESGVGRAHNIHLSTLPNFTKPGDTASASRYFATDTVNEPLEAENGLMPVPQGPGIGVSLNREFVEAQADYHEEFSA
- a CDS encoding GNAT family N-acetyltransferase, with the protein product MPDFSAFVIRDLHTAQEMVVLEDLQRAAWGYSDTEVHPSNIFRIHAHVGGVVAAAFPASPEGEASGEAFGFVYGFPAYRDGRAWHHSHMLALRPEWRGSGAAAALKYHQAQRAREMNLDTVTWTFDPLVARNARFNLGKLGARAVSYHPEWYATRGLPADRLMVEWQIGESATERADRPRPAAVVGGRRVLEAAGLGPGTPELSADVPLLLAEVPLDAFSLPAPLPLAWRLALRQVLGQYLTVGYVISDLVREGERAFYLLEAGASV
- a CDS encoding YcjF family protein, encoding MLPLLKQILDNFNFDIDADKTREENGEEVIRSAALLAGAVAVEPLPFADLLLITPLQLKMVLHIGKIHGFDISVERAREIVQELGATIAYGMLARQVMRGLAKLALPVVGGLITAPAVYGWTYALGRLAERYFEQKRLGLPFDQRQQAQVVQEAKQKTKNILPSASDFSDLAAELRRRAEERGKSKPGETKTVDAAPVDLSKDTAKTETADPSKLN
- a CDS encoding S8 family serine peptidase, whose translation is MPVVALIGLSLTLAACSQMALPHTNQKSEVVSPDAADTGAYLVGFTENLSAQSLSTQVLEAQAISAAGGVLKSQFADIHAAAATLSPQALAKLKANPLVAYVEPDLKRHALGFRSGQSVHQAPALAAQTLTSQALYAPSGEYTWGDAALKVADLRASNYTGAGVAVCIGDTGIDGNHPEFQRKLKGFKNFTPDVGRNDPYSLNDVSHHGTHVSGTIFAQYGAGTGASGRQPGEDVNGVGGVASGVNLYMARVLGDDGSGSSSGIINGVNWCVSQLKSQGGTESKVVISLSLGGGRASQTEQRAYTAAYNKGALIVAASGNDGATTVSYPAAYANVLAVGAVDDSNVKASFSNAGTALDIVGPGVGVLSSVPLGQGAAASASAVNVPAFTSVTGADLSAKATVSAAIVAAGGTNNEFCGAGIGNAALSGKIALISRGTCTFEEKVANAARSGAAGVMIYNNAAGPLGMSLTNTYAIPVVGLIQTDGQAVLSKLPTTGTVSVSTADYEYFDGTSMATPHVSAAAAVVWAARPTLTNTQLVNLLTSTATDLGAAGRDNNYGYGLVNPRKAITGN
- a CDS encoding HepT-like ribonuclease domain-containing protein; translation: MNAVSARVPHHDLPSVLDLLRGCQSEWRTLGVTRVRVFGSVARQEAGAESDVDVLLDFAPEAGLLTLARARDFFEGVLGYRTDAVTEAALKPPLRREVLLDAVDALRPVVHPPRQGRKRWKWRVFELLADLDALRSYTSAHTQESFSADALTRDAVLLRLLRVGEGTKYLPQELQARHPEIPWTTLRDVRNLVAHDYFGLDPALVWRSATQEFPALRPFFQALVDQAPEDAPAS
- a CDS encoding insulinase family protein, with the protein product MTISQEGRTQAELPQVGERLGRYTVERVETLPETASVYVQLRHDLGSRHIHVARQDENAGFAVTFPTVPKDSTGVPHILEHIALMGSKRYPVSDPFFAMIPRSLNTFMNAMTAADWTTYLFSTRNPSDFRNLLGIYLDAAFFPRLSRFSFLRDGHRFENADPADAGSELKMQGVVYNEMKGAMASPGMVMFKALGKALYPDLTYANNSGGEPSKIPELTYENLKAFHAAHYHPSNAFFYTYGALPLTEMLETIERDVMAHFEPHDLDVQIPDQPNFPAPRTEQVSYPSTDTERGAQALVAWKVTPTFQAYDNLKWSVLSEVLLGNPAAPLYKPLIDSGLGSALADGSGYHDNFREAAFAAGLKGLSAENAPKVEALVLDTLRRIEREGLDDELIDSALHQFEIAQREVSNAGTPYALKVLFAMLNPWLYGGDPVASLNLSAELEKLRAERAQGRVFEPMIRQSLLDNPHRVTLSLLPDPQLQERQAAEERAMVERLSAHFTDQDRAAIVEDALTLQNAPADDHSLLPSLGLSDVTLSVPRPAYASEELPNAAIYRAAQPTGGLVYLDVQLPLPELTPEQLDLLPFYAFAVTRNGAADMDAVALTRRIEAVTGGISASAGKGNSPDDLAAVRTSLTFSGKALSRNATALVGLMRDVIARPQFSEERLAQLVNQRVAGMRAGLISNGSAYASTLAGAQISPLEALDERQGGFAAFKRLQQWQAQGDWMTLKAQLEELSAVLLAARPRLVLSAAEGDLNLNVRPIADLFGGAGAQLYTPPLAARVPQARTADTPVAYNAAAFATVPYVHPDSPALLALSKLLRTEYLLKELREKGGAYGGSAGFDPRSGVFTLSSYRDPHIGRTFEVFGKIGAFLNGPLTERELTEALLGASRQLDPLLSADSVARSRIFSDLAGYSADVQEDYKARLMRVTLDDLRRVQQRYLTAERAAYATLSGRDPNPETAAQQLQFEVQSV
- a CDS encoding Ig domain-containing protein → MNRLFPVLAGMTLLLGACGSGSTPSATPTSSRDLLSFSSASLGTAYVGEVYSGSVSPLGGTGPYSVRLVSGSLPKGLTFTGGASGTISGTPTDAGSATFTLEVSDANLSVKTQTFNLSVAELPPLDFVPVLPNGEIRGETRIPLNLMGPRGVRAARYTWVLPDTAQVTKVESLGGLPAGRPLIFWKQTGHTLVLDFGFRLTPKNASQVAMISLKPANDQPLTLGAVTSGTTSFLLAQDGAGKVLREVKPAAPAQAEGSGSAAQPAGTPGSAPASSDTPPPTTAAPGAPQSSGTTDQGGSAAPADASGTDQASPDDTTDVTDPADDTSTEDTQDEAAPDDSTTNDSSTDPATPSEPAPAGDGK